The sequence CGGAGCATGTTTGATCAGCATTGCATGGAAAGTGGATGGAGAGAACCGCTCCATCTGCTTTAGTGGTGACGTAGGTTGCCAGGCTGATGAGAACGCTTACCTGCCATTGATGAAGGGCGGCCAGCATCCTTTTGCCGACACCGACTATATCGTTGTTGAATCTACTTATGGCGGGCGTGTTCGTGCACAAGAGCATCAAAATTATCAACTGCGCCTTGAGCGATTAGCTGAAGTCATTGCCCACACCTTGTTCGTTAAAGGTGGCAAAGTTTTAATGCCAACTTTCTCTCTGCATCGTGCCCAAGAGTTGCTGATGGATGTGTTGCAGTGGATGAAGGTTAAGCTACCGGCGAGCCAGCAGGTTACTGGTCACTACGATAGGCCGCTGACGGCCAATATCCATGCGCCATTAGGCCGTGAGGTAACTCAAGTGTATGCAAAGCATCTGTGCAGTAAGTCACCAAACGGCAAGTTTAAATATCTGAATACCAATCTGTGTGAGTTGTTAGCGATGAATGCTGATGAAATTAAAGATATGTTGCAGCGTCTTGTTGAGCATGGTCAGTTCAAAGTGGGAGATGGTAACTACCTGAATATGACTAAACCCAAGCAGTCAGCTAATTTTGATGCTGATATTGTGATTGCCAGCGCGGGCATGTGTGATAACGGTCCAGTAGTTGGCTATCTGGAAAGCTGGGGTGCCGACCCACGTAACACTGTTATTCTCACAGGTTATCAAGCTGTAAGCTCGAAAGGGGCTGAGCTGATGAAGCGAGCAACCTCATTTAACATGCCGTTTGATAGTCTCTCTGTTGGTCAAGCGGAAGTAATTGATATGTCGCCGTACTACTCGGCACATGCCGATCAAAAAATGCTATTAAATTTCGTATTCCGTACTGATGGGTATGGCCGTAATAAGCCTGCAACACTACTTATCAATCATGGCAATCCAGAAAGTAAATATGCGCTACGTAACGCCGTTGAACAGCGTGCAGCGATGAACAGTGAAAGTGATCGTCGAATTAAAGAGGTGAGAATTGCCGATGCACGTTGGCTCAACTTAGATACTGGAGAATATATTGAGCACAGTCATTCTGAACAAGAGCTACTGAGTGAGCTTGCTGCTTTGCGGTTGCAGGTCGAGCTTCTTAATCAGAATGCAGAAAACTTAGATAAATAAAATACTTTATCGAGCAGGGAAGGCTGTAAAGCTTGCCCTGCGAACTTTAACAGTAAAGTAACCGAGATTTGCTGCATGGCTCATGCGCGGCGTAAGTTCTACGGTTCGCATTGATCTTGCTCTCGGTTGTGCAAGGTTGCGACCTCAATGCCGATTCCCTTAGCAGGGAGGGTTTGAGTCAGGCCAGTAGCTTTGCGGATTTCCTTTACTTGAATAGCACCAATATGAGAATCGGCGGACGGTGCAGACTCCCCCTTAATGATTTCATCCATCTGCTGTACGCTTTCTAAAAGATCGTCGAAGAATATACTCATGGTGTTTATCTCCATGCCTCAATAATTTGCTTAAGCCCTCTGCAGAAAACTTGCCATTTTTACTTAGCGATTTATGATCGTTATTAGAAGTGTGCTGCCATCAGGTCGTAAAACTATTTTAGGCTACCAAGCGTCAACTATCTGCGCTTTGTTCTTCTTCTTCCCCTTCCTCATCAGGAATGTACTGCAGTAACTCTCCTGGTTCACATTCAAAATACTTACACAGCGCATTAATAGTTTCTGTCGTACAGGTATAGCCAGGAGTGTTGGCTATGCGTGTCAGAGTCGCACGACTGATTCCAGTCTGCTTACTGACCTCTGCAAGAGTGATTTTTCTTTTCTCTTTAAATGATTTGTTATCCAGTTGCTGGACAAGAAGCACTCTGATCATGGGCTTATCTGTGATTGAAATGAGTCTGCATTGTAGCAAAGGCCTCATAAAAGATGCAAAAAGATCTTGACTTGCCTTTTTTGTGATGTATTCTAATCACAAATGACGCAAATCAATCGCAAAGGAGCATTTGTCATGACGACTTACTTGACTACAGAAGAGCTTTCGCAGCGTATTAAATACGATACTCGCACTATTCGGCAGTGCTTGATGAACGCAGTGTTATTTGAAGGTGTTCACTACATCCGCCCGTTTGGTGGTCGAAAAATCTTGTTCATTTGGGAGCAGGTAGAGGAAACGATGCTGCATGGTGCTTCGGCTAACGATTTAATTAATATGATGGAGGGGTAAGCCATGGCTACTATTAATAGCCGTGATGGCAAACTGTATATAGATTTTCGTTACCGTGGCATTCGTTGTCGTGAGCAAACGCGTGTTGCAGATACGCCTGAAAACCGGGCGCGACTCGAGCGGCTACTTCTCATGATTGATGGGCAGATTAAAAAGGGCACTTTTAATTATGCTCATCACTTTCCTTGCAGCCCGCGTGTTGCTCAATTTGAAAAATTAGCTGATGCCGAGCGTACTGCAGGGATAAGTGGCAGTACGAAATTATTCTCATCTTTTGCTGAGCGGTGGCTCTCTGAGAAAAAGGTGGAGTGGCGTGAGAGTCAGATTGAAACAGTTGAAGGCATTTTTAATGTGCACCTCTTGCCTAAGTTTGGCGCATTACAGGTCTCTGAGATTAGTAAAAGTCAGATTTTAGGCTTCAGGAAAGGACTGCATGAGCCTGATATTTTAAAAGGCCGCAAACTGTCACCCTCTAGAATTAATCACATCATGACCTACTTGCGGATGGTATTGAATGATGCTGCAGAGCGCTTCAAATACGAATCCCAGTGGAAGAATATCAAGGCTATTCCTATACCGCGCTCTGAGGTTAAGCCGTTTAGTTTGACTGAGATTATGCGCATGCTTAAGGCTGTGCGAGAAGACTATAAACCGTATTACACCGTGCGTTTTTTTACAGGTCTTCGTACGGGTGAGATTGATGGCTTGCCTTGGAAGAATGTTGATTTTGAACGCCGAGTCATACACGTCCATCAGGCTCTTGTACGAGGTTCGATTGGACCAACTAAAAACAGCAGCTCGTACCGCACCCTGATGATGACTGACTCAGTATATGAGGCAATGAAAGTGCAATGGTCCTTGACAGGGCATCGCAGTGAGTTTGTCTTTTGCGGACGTAATGGCCAACCTTTAGATTATCGTAATGTTGCTAACCGGGTTTGGTATCCCTTGCTGAATTACTTATCTATGGAGCGGCGCAACCCTTATCAGACACGACACACAGCAGCTACTTTATGGCTTGCCGCAGGTGAAGCGCCTGAGTGGATTGCGCGTCAATTAGGACACTCCAATACGGGCATGTTGTTCAAGGTTTATTCGCGATACATACCAAATTTACGTGGCCGTGATGGTGCCGCATTTGAGCGTTTACTGGAGGCAGCAGATGAGTAATACAACACAGCATATTTTGGCTTGGGTATTGAAAGTAAGTGAAGATGGTACGACAGAGACTTGGACTCTATCGAACTCTAAAGTGAATATTTTTATCACAGCTAAAAAAGGCGCTATGAGTCATGTGAATGAAAATGGAGCCCTAGCTAATGTTGTTTTTTGTAATGGAGAGTTGGTTGGTCATCCAATAGTTGTTGACTCTCAAATCACCGCAGGGTTTGCATATAAACAGTTTCAGATGGTTATGCCCGGTAATGAGGAAAAGCTGCGAGTAATGTGGACTTTGCTAGGTTTGATTGAGGATCCCGCGCTTAAAGCTTTTTATTGGTCTGTGTTAAGTGACGATAAAATCATGAGTAAGTTTTATCGAGCAAAAGCCAGCGAGAACCATCATCACTGCCATGACGGCGGACTGTTTGAACACAGCGTTGATGTTGCTACCTCGGCGGTTTTACATGCCCGTCAAAATGGTTTGGGAGATCGTACCGCTAATATTGCTTTTGTTTCTGGGATATTGCATGACATCGGAAAAATTGAGATGTACTACAACAACCCAGGTGCAAAAAAAGCAGATGGTTGCCAACATGAGGCTTTAAGTTTTATGGTTTTATCTGAGCAGTTGGAGGCATTAAAAGCAGCAGACGCTGTGTTGTTTGATGCTATCTCCAGCACACTAACGGCTAAAATAGGCAGCTCGCGCAATGAGTACTTGTCAGAAACTATTGTGCGCATGTGCGATAGGATTTCAGCAGATGCTCATCGTACTCGTCAGGTTTTTGCAGGTAAGCCTGCACACTATTGGTATGTGCGCTCAGCTCGAGATAAGCGAGTTTTTAAACGTCTTGATGAGGCGTAATGGCTACTAAAATGGCATGGATGCGCGTCTTAAAGTACTGCTCAACTGCAATGGTTGAGCAGTAATACTCACAGTTCTAATTTAAATCGCAGTCTTCACCATCTTCATGAGTCGATTCATTATTGTCGCTATTTTGCCAAGCTTGTATTTGATTTGGCGTGAAAAAAATTATAGCCAGTCGATGCAAAAGTACGTTCAGCGCTTGTGAGCTGAACTGCGATAACCCTTTCTCCATGTACTTTT comes from Pseudomonas sp. C27(2019) and encodes:
- a CDS encoding site-specific integrase, producing the protein MATINSRDGKLYIDFRYRGIRCREQTRVADTPENRARLERLLLMIDGQIKKGTFNYAHHFPCSPRVAQFEKLADAERTAGISGSTKLFSSFAERWLSEKKVEWRESQIETVEGIFNVHLLPKFGALQVSEISKSQILGFRKGLHEPDILKGRKLSPSRINHIMTYLRMVLNDAAERFKYESQWKNIKAIPIPRSEVKPFSLTEIMRMLKAVREDYKPYYTVRFFTGLRTGEIDGLPWKNVDFERRVIHVHQALVRGSIGPTKNSSSYRTLMMTDSVYEAMKVQWSLTGHRSEFVFCGRNGQPLDYRNVANRVWYPLLNYLSMERRNPYQTRHTAATLWLAAGEAPEWIARQLGHSNTGMLFKVYSRYIPNLRGRDGAAFERLLEAADE
- a CDS encoding MBL fold metallo-hydrolase; translated protein: MLKIKFVGAIEGVSGSCTWLHHTDSDTQFLVDCGMHQGNERDDWANRQDFPFEAARLKYVLLTHAHIDHCGLLPRLVSEGFNGLVYATRATREITELMLLDSARISKMYTEADVKQIRWSILDDDLGFKWGRSIRLAEGVWVAYLRSSHILGACLISIAWKVDGENRSICFSGDVGCQADENAYLPLMKGGQHPFADTDYIVVESTYGGRVRAQEHQNYQLRLERLAEVIAHTLFVKGGKVLMPTFSLHRAQELLMDVLQWMKVKLPASQQVTGHYDRPLTANIHAPLGREVTQVYAKHLCSKSPNGKFKYLNTNLCELLAMNADEIKDMLQRLVEHGQFKVGDGNYLNMTKPKQSANFDADIVIASAGMCDNGPVVGYLESWGADPRNTVILTGYQAVSSKGAELMKRATSFNMPFDSLSVGQAEVIDMSPYYSAHADQKMLLNFVFRTDGYGRNKPATLLINHGNPESKYALRNAVEQRAAMNSESDRRIKEVRIADARWLNLDTGEYIEHSHSEQELLSELAALRLQVELLNQNAENLDK
- a CDS encoding HD domain-containing protein, with amino-acid sequence MSNTTQHILAWVLKVSEDGTTETWTLSNSKVNIFITAKKGAMSHVNENGALANVVFCNGELVGHPIVVDSQITAGFAYKQFQMVMPGNEEKLRVMWTLLGLIEDPALKAFYWSVLSDDKIMSKFYRAKASENHHHCHDGGLFEHSVDVATSAVLHARQNGLGDRTANIAFVSGILHDIGKIEMYYNNPGAKKADGCQHEALSFMVLSEQLEALKAADAVLFDAISSTLTAKIGSSRNEYLSETIVRMCDRISADAHRTRQVFAGKPAHYWYVRSARDKRVFKRLDEA
- a CDS encoding DNA-binding transcriptional regulator; the protein is MSIFFDDLLESVQQMDEIIKGESAPSADSHIGAIQVKEIRKATGLTQTLPAKGIGIEVATLHNREQDQCEP
- a CDS encoding helix-turn-helix transcriptional regulator, giving the protein MIRVLLVQQLDNKSFKEKRKITLAEVSKQTGISRATLTRIANTPGYTCTTETINALCKYFECEPGELLQYIPDEEGEEEEQSADS